In Phlebotomus papatasi isolate M1 chromosome 1, Ppap_2.1, whole genome shotgun sequence, the following proteins share a genomic window:
- the LOC129799798 gene encoding cytochrome P450 6A1-like — protein sequence MPLLFFSYLHLYVRNRFLYWKKRGVPYVKPVFPFGILKSIGSTKHSSQILTEAYKELKGKNIFGGIYFFTKPVVVPTDLDFLKNILVQDFQYFTDRGFYVNEKDDPLSGNLIALSGHRWRNLRTKVSPTFTSGKMKMMHNIIVDVAKELQNYFEPIAKHNEAIEIKDILSRFTIDVIGNCAFGIECNSLKQPNTEFCRIGKKVFEYTAFEYFNLFFLMMFPNLGHKLKIKINKSEVTEFFMRLLKETIEYREKNDIKRNDFLSLLMQIKNTGKLEGDDTDLGKITFEELAAQMFLFFAAGYETSSSTMAFALYELALHQDIQDKAREEVNCILKKYNGEYSYEACMEMKYIDQIIKETLRKYPIVDFLVRRCGDDYAVPGTKHSIEKGTFVTIPVYGIHHDPEIYPDPQKFDPERFTEDNIKIRRPFAWLPFGEGPKNCLGMKFGMTETRIGLATLLSKYRVSISSKTGIPLALEPASLVMTPKGGLWLNIEMVS from the exons ATGCCTCTCCTTTTCTTCTCATATC TACATCTGTATGTGAGGAATAGGTTTCTCTATTGGAAGAAGAGAGGGGTACCTTATGTGAAACCCGTATTTCCGTTTGGAATTCTAAAGAGTATTGGGAGTACTAAACATTCAAGCCAGATTTTAACAGAAGCTTACAAAGAGCttaaaggaaaaaatatttttggtggtATCTACTTTTTCACAAAACCCGTTGTTGTTCCAacagatttggattttttgaaaaatattttagtacaagATTTCCAATATTTCACTGATAGAGGATTTTATGTTAACGAAAAAGATGATCCCCTATCCGGTAACTTAATTGCTCTATCTGGTCATCGCTGGAGGAACTTGAGAACGAAAGTGAGCCCTACTTTCACATcaggaaaaatgaaaatgatgcATAACATAATTGTAGATGTTGCCAAAGagcttcaaaattattttgaaccTATTGCCAAGCATAATGAAGCTATAGAAATCAAAGATATTTTATCGCGATTTACAATCGATGTTATTGGAAATTGTGCTTTTGGAATTGAGTGCAACAGTCTCAAGCAACCGAATACGGAATTTTGTAGAATTGGGAAAAAAGTGTTTGAATATACAGCTTTTGAgtatttcaatttgttctttctTATGATGTTCCCAAATTTGGGTCAtaagttgaaaataaaaattaacaaatcTGAAGTAACTGAATTTTTCATGAGACTGCTGAAAGAAACCATTGAATACCGCGAGAAGAATGATATAAAGAGGAATGATTTTCTATCACTTTTAATGCAAATCAAAAATACGGGAAAACTCGAAGGTGACGATACGGATTTGGGTAAAATTACTTTTGAAGAATTGGCTGcacaaatgtttttatttttcgctGCTGGCTATGAAACATCTTCATCGACTATGGCATTTGCTTTATATGAACTAGCTCTACATCAGGACATTCAAGACAAAGCTAGAGAAGAAGTGAATTGTATTCTGAAGAAATATAATGGAGAATATTCTTACGAAGCCTGCATGGAAATGAAGTACATCGATCAAATCATTAAAG AAACATTGAGGAAATATCCGATAGTTGATTTCCTCGTAAGGCGTTGTGGTGATGATTATGCAGTTCCAGGAACTAAGCATTCCATCGAAAAAGGGACTTTTGTAACAATTCCAGTCTATGGAATTCATCATGATCCGGAAATCTATCCAGATCCTCAAAAGTTTGATCCTGAGAGATTCACCGAAGACAACATCAAGATCAGACGTCCGTTTGCTTGGCTTCCTTTCGGAGAAGGTCCTAAGAATTGTCTCGGAATGAAGTTTGGCATGACGGAAACCAGGATTGGATTAGCGACCTTGCTTTCGAAATATCGAGTTAGTATTTCTTCTAAAACTGGCATTCCACTTGCTTTAGAACCTGCATCGCTTGTAATGACCCCTAAAGGTGGTTTGTGGCTTAATATCGAGATGGTTTCTTAG